Proteins encoded within one genomic window of Drosophila willistoni isolate 14030-0811.24 chromosome XL unlocalized genomic scaffold, UCI_dwil_1.1 Seg141, whole genome shotgun sequence:
- the LOC6649050 gene encoding ral GTPase-activating protein subunit beta isoform X4, giving the protein MYSEWASLSAQITANSCGAQCFSVLNKFPASAGREVVVSVVKQLSSNLGITQNAEPSHLVKDEEVKWCMDVICFGLSLPLQENETIKECVNVYCEWLTALLPNPKINVPKPICEDANLYARQIINHFHNLFVPRQGESADTIKRQALLCHRVLRKLQLIAQDSTKMDRQTWDTLLLFLLAINEILLAPPTVKDDVGDQLCERVLSVLFEVWLLACVRSFPSPSMWKTLQESCTMWRHRVALVDQWNRVNLALTARLLEFSYGPAFPPLKNADEDGQLIPAGMSNDCVAQTWYRFLRMIGNPTALCSPHVISKSPQFVQWALTHDKGAETHQHPCLQMLPKIFLNAMKGISSQVDAFLGLSKTALIGSLTGGSVVSGPGFGSGSGSGPTPAPAPTTPTSTSGPPSTSSSINSLPLPSLGAASVELAAARPKCNSILHVFHEWLFEAAHIGGDTWRQNRKKQACEASKRPSSMIMEHRKGSISLSQPNSLNDPASLPPALTIDKYESGRAEAIGTLCKIFCAKKTGEEILPVYLARFYMALQQCLKITEAKECDETLASILLHSSDLFRLDLDGINVLLPGFIAALEIVLPDKDLKLKSQQSSAVVFNRTELRRSAINILLSIMVLPLHYQALPIRDLANGETSEKMFTFIQLKSRLMNILMNALQVETDAQNTHMLLGGLLLCVQDAVTFEETELGGASEHLANSGGGGGGGGGIQNHDTNLLSSACSERSASLISAGTASLGGQTTATVGAGSSSLNASAHDYPSLTISDDMSLEFAQDLEGLASYDNAHALFVRATYLVCHRLISSWKTDLNVSLAALELLSGLARLHIRETDTLVKIYEASQNLTIISSDALECKRAVKWICDYICYQCSRPPPAHSKDLHSTIVAAFQCTASWLMQHPYLLHDKDCLQTVLEVVELGISGTKSQSKSGDIPKFKDEKELKPASMRVRDAAENLLTIILEQVGYFPSECGPESISSLLDEVALMKHCNSMSPAAATSTEQAIAKFKYFVTENSTILALLEEPLGNDQDPQPTVTLLIRGPFGRHAWTMQLRHLPRSKSGIKYHAINPGRPIPMNDISQRPECEQKNFPDGVDKVQPCVADYSIPTIEQMRERYGTATIRELEAMLENQSIHEKLAWAEADNSADSLSHSQECVPPAVCHEFHAARLFLSHFGFLSFETRNPHNPAESLGTPPQRPLIVLDTKSSAFASDLDRLDKLSARTHDTVYVFYVKSGQTNAQQIIGNMSEDQSHTHNSHFGHMLQTLGWPVQVAEHSGWTGFAHNSWSLKGSAHDGGEQAQQSSNLPNSFESLNFNGSQRVLYWADVSSEIAFVVPTVWNLRYYSDTSDGESISSTDQIVWSRHDTANANDLTGPAGAKSKSRNLSLELDTAGASNNNNNRGPKEPVAPTRRKGNVIKPALLAQAPAKIFLVWLESYEDHLNFPLEDLLAYTRTGEELQSLQLPRASDCHVIFVHSLLSGLLRVKLQGPSGRMSFATPLVDGMVLSRRVVGNLVRQTALNISRRRRLDNDNYQPPHVRRRLKVQDIVQKYKMDLSEAELLAHLFQRAI; this is encoded by the exons ATGTATTCCGAGTGGGCCTCATTATCGGCCCAAATAACTGCCAACAGCTGCGGCGCCCAGTGCTTTAGTGTCCTGAACAAATTCCCAGCCTCAGCTGGACGCGAAGTGGTTGTCTCTGTGGTAAAGCAATTGAGCAGTAATCTTGGCATTACTCAGAATGCCGAGCCCAGTCATTTGGTCAAAGATGAAGAG GTCAAATGGTGCATGGATGTGATTTGTTTCGGTCTCTCATTGCCTCTGCAGGAAAACGAGACCATTAAGGAGTGTGTGAATGTCTATTGCGAGTGGCTGACGGCACTGCTTCCAAATCCCAAGATTAATGTACCAAAGCCAATATGCGAAGATGCCAATCTATATGCCCGCCAAATAATCAATCATTTCCACAATCTCTTTGTGCCGCGCCAGGGTGAAA GTGCGGATACTATAAAGCGTCAGGCTCTATTATGTCATCGAGTGTTGCGCAAACTCCAATTGATAGCACAGGATTCAACGAAAATGGATCGACAAACGTGGGATACGTTGCTCCTCTTTCTGTTGGCCATCAATGAAATTTTGCTCGCTCCACCCACAGTCAAGGATGATGTGGGCGATCAGCTGTGCGAACGTGTCCTATCTGTACTATTTGAGGTCTGGCTATTGGCTTGTGTGCGTAGTTTTCCCTCGCCTTCAATGTGGAAAACATTACAAGAGTCCTGCACCATGTGGCGTCATCGTGTGGCTTTAGTCGATCAATGGAATCGTGTGAATTTAGCCCTGACAGCACGTCTGCTCGAATTTAGCTATGGTCCAGCATTCCCCCCACTAAAAAATG CTGATGAAGATGGACAACTGATACCGGCTGGCATGTCCAATGATTGTGTGGCCCAGACTTGGTATCGTTTTCTTCGCATGATTGGCAATCCAACGGCCTTGTGTTCGCCACATGTAATTAGCAAATCTCCGCAGTTTGTCCAATGGGCTTTGACCCATGACAAGGGCGCGGAGACTCATCAACATCCCTGTCTACAGATGTTGCCGAAAATCTTTCTTAATGCCATGAAGGGCATTTCCAGCCAAGTAGATGCATTTCTGG GCTTGAGTAAAACTGCGCTTATCGGTAGCCTAACAGGCGGCTCTGTGGTATCTGGTCCCGGCTTTGGCTCTGGCTCTGGTTCCGGTCCCACACCTGCTCCGGCACCgacaacaccaacatcaacgTCGGGTCCGCCCTCGACTAGCAGCAGCATCAATT CTCTGCCCCTGCCATCATTGGGAGCTGCTAGTGTGGAGCTAGCAGCGGCTAGACCGAAATGCAATAGCATTCTTCATGTATTCCACGAGTGGCTGTTCGAGGCAGCACACATAGGCGGCGACACTTGGCGCCAGAATCGAAAGA AGCAAGCATGCGAGGCCAGTAAACGACCTTCATCCATGATTATGGAGCATCGAAAGGGTTCGATTTCACTTTCCCAGCCAAACTCATTGAACGATCCCGCTTCACTGCCACCCGCATTGACCATTGATAAATATGAATCCGGACGTGCCGAAGCCATTGGAACATTGTGCAAAATATTTTGTGCCAAAAAGACGGGCGAAGAAATTCTACCCGTCTATTTGGCACGTTTCTACATGGCTCTACAGCAATGCCTAAAGATAACCGAAGCGAAAGAGTGTGACGAAACATTGGCCAGCATTTTATTGCATTCCAGCGATTTATTCCGTTTGGATTTGGATGGCATTAATGTGTTATTGCCCGGTTTCATAGCTGCCCTCGAGATTGTGTTGCCTGACAAGGATCTAAAATTGAAATCTCAACAATCATCGGCAGTTGTCTTCAATCGCACTGAACTACGACGTTCGGCCATAAACATTCTGTTATCCATTATGGTATTACCACTGCACTATCAGGCATTGCCCATTAGGGATTTGGCCAATGGCGAGACTAGCGAAAA AATGTTCACATTCATACAGCTTAAATCGCGGCTAATGAACATATTGATGAATGCCCTTCAGGTGGAAACTGATGCTCAGAATACCCACATGTTATTGGGTGGCCTCTTGCTCTGTGTTCAGGATGCGGTAACCTTTGAGGAAACCGAATTGGGTGGTGCATCAGAGCATTTGGCCAACTCaggtggcggtggcggtggcggcgggGGTATTCAAAATCATGATACCAACTTGCTAAGCTCGG CTTGCTCGGAGCGTTCCGCTTCGTTGATCAGCGCTGGCACGGCCAGTTTAGGTGGCCAAACAACGGCCACTGTGGGAGCCGGTTCGAGTTCGCTTAATGCCTCAGCCCATGATTATCCAAGTTTAACCATATCCGATGATATGTCATTGGAATTTGCCCAGGATCTTGAAGGTTTGGCCAGTTATG ATAATGCACATGCATTGTTTGTTCGTGCCACATATTTGGTATGCCATCGTCTAATATCGTCTTGGAAGACCGATTTGAATGTCTCATTGGCGGCTTTGGAGCTATTATCGGGTTTGGCTCGTCTACATATAAGGGAAACAG ACACCTTAGTGAAAATATACGAAGCTAGTCAGAATCTAACGATAATCTCCTCAGACGCTCTAGAGTGTAAGCGGGCCGTAAAATGGATCTGTGACTATATTTGCTATCAATGTTCGAGGCCACCGCCGGCGCATAGTAAGGATTTGCATAGCACCATTGTTGCTGCCTTTCAGTGTACCGCTTCCTGGTTGATGCAACATCCGTATCTGCTCCATGACAAGGATTGCCTTCAAACTGTACTCGAGGTCGTCGAATTGGGCATATCCGGGACAAAGAGTCAAAGTAAGAGTGGAGATATACCCAAATTTAAGGATGAAAAGGAATTGAAACCTGCCTCAATGCGTGTCAGAGATGCTGCCGAGAATCTGTTGACAATTATATTGGAGCAAGTTGGTTATTTTCCCAGTGAATGTGGACCAGAGTCGATTTCATCCCTTTTGGATGAAGTGGCATTGATGAAACATTGCAATTCCATGTCACCGGCAGCGGCAACTAGCACCGAGCAGGCCATTGCCAAGTTTAAGTATTTTGTTACCGAAAACTCTACCATCTTGGCCCTGCTGGAGGAGCCGTTGGGCAACGATCAGGATCCGCAGCCAACAGTGACAT TGCTCATTCGTGGTCCATTTGGGCGACATGCTTGGACCATGCAATTGCGCCATCTGCCACGCAGTAAATCGGGCATTAAATATCATGCCATTAATCCAGGACGACCAATACCCATGAATGATATTAGCCAGCGTCCAGAGTGTGAGCAAAAGAATTTTCCAGATGGTGTGGATAAGGTTCAACCATGTGTGGCCGACTATTCGATACCAACGATTGAACAGATGCGCGAGCGATACGGAACGGCCACTATACGCGAATTGGAGGCCATGTTGGAGAATCAAAGCATCCATGAGAAGCTGGCGTGGGCGGAGGCCGATAATAGTGCTGATAGTTTATCCCATTCACAGGAATGTGTTCCACCGGCCGTGTGCCACGAGTTCCATGCAGCTCGTCTATTCCTCTCGCACTTTGGTTTCCTCAGTTTTGAGACTCGAAATCCCCACAATCCAGCCGAATCATTGGGTACTCCGCCGCAACGTCCATTAATAGTCCTAGACACAAAATCATCGGCGTTTGCATCCGATTTGGATAGGTTGGATAAGTTGAGTGCTCGCACCCATGATACcgtctatgtgttctatgtcAAG TCGGGTCAAACAAATGCTCAGCAAATCATTGGCAATATGTCGGAGGATCAGAGCCATACCCATAATTCTCACTTTGGCCATATGCTTCAGACATTGGGATGGCCGGTTCAAGTGGCCGAACATTCAGGCTGGACAGGATTTGCTCATAACTCTTGGTCGCTAAAAGGCTCCGCTCATGATGGCGGCGAACAAGCGCAACAATCTTCGAATCTTCCAAACTCATTCGAATCACTTAACTTCAATGGATCACAGCGCGTGCTCTATTGGGCCGATGTTTCCTctgaaattgcttttgtagtGCCCACTGTCTGGAATCTAAGATATTATAGCGATACCTCCGATGGGGAGAGCATATCAAGCACTGATCAAATCGTTTGGTCTCGTCACGATACGGCCAATGCGAACGATCTTACAGGTCCAGCTGgagcaaagtcaaagtcacgTAATCTCAGTCTGGAGCTGGACACAGCGGGAGCCagtaataacaataacaacagggGCCCCAAAGAACCGGTGGCGCCCACAAGACGCAAGGGTAATGTGATCAAACCCGCTCTTCTTGCACAGGCGCCAGCAAAGATCTTTCTGGTTTGGCTGGAAAGCTATGAGGATCATTTGAATTTCCCATTGGAAGATCTGCTGGCGTACACACGCACCGGCGAAGAGTTGCAATCCCTGCAATTGCCACGTGCCTCCGATTGTCATGTGATATTTGTCCACTCGCTTCTGTCGGGCCTGTTGCGTGTAAAACTCCAGGGTCCCAGTGGTCGCATGAGCTTTGCCACACCTCTGGTTGATGGCATGGTGCTGAGTCGACGCGTAGTCGGTAATCTAGTGCGTCAGACAGCTCTCAACATATCACGGCGCCGGCGATTGGACAACGATAA CTATCAACCACCTCATGTCCGTCGACGGCTCAAGGTGCAGGACATTGTCCAGAAATACAAAATGGATCTGAGTGAGGCCGAACTGCTGGCACATCTCTTCCAGCGTGCAATCTAG
- the LOC6649050 gene encoding ral GTPase-activating protein subunit beta isoform X3, which yields MYSEWASLSAQITANSCGAQCFSVLNKFPASAGREVVVSVVKQLSSNLGITQNAEPSHLVKDEEVKWCMDVICFGLSLPLQENETIKECVNVYCEWLTALLPNPKINVPKPICEDANLYARQIINHFHNLFVPRQGESADTIKRQALLCHRVLRKLQLIAQDSTKMDRQTWDTLLLFLLAINEILLAPPTVKDDVGDQLCERVLSVLFEVWLLACVRSFPSPSMWKTLQESCTMWRHRVALVDQWNRVNLALTARLLEFSYGPAFPPLKNADEDGQLIPAGMSNDCVAQTWYRFLRMIGNPTALCSPHVISKSPQFVQWALTHDKGAETHQHPCLQMLPKIFLNAMKGISSQVDAFLGIYRPPPHQQENIVTNLLEIRHSLNEATSTTLQQFIHSTSVSNIAQQQQQQQQQQQQQQLSHHSHPHTHHYPHLHLHGAGSFLRDNFMSNSASSALNAIMGHHHHHQQQQQQQLQPTSSPTTLGTNNNINSNNNISHHNLGQSSASSSAVGNTSAGGSHSAGVVGSISFTTTDGIPVSTLGTGQATPTPPLQRRLAKSFSVAPTLTQQKGLSKTALIGSLTGGSVVSGPGFGSGSGSGPTPAPAPTTPTSTSGPPSTSSSINSLPLPSLGAASVELAAARPKCNSILHVFHEWLFEAAHIGGDTWRQNRKKQACEASKRPSSMIMEHRKGSISLSQPNSLNDPASLPPALTIDKYESGRAEAIGTLCKIFCAKKTGEEILPVYLARFYMALQQCLKITEAKECDETLASILLHSSDLFRLDLDGINVLLPGFIAALEIVLPDKDLKLKSQQSSAVVFNRTELRRSAINILLSIMVLPLHYQALPIRDLANGETSEKMFTFIQLKSRLMNILMNALQVETDAQNTHMLLGGLLLCVQDAVTFEETELGGASEHLANSGGGGGGGGGIQNHDTNLLSSACSERSASLISAGTASLGGQTTATVGAGSSSLNASAHDYPSLTISDDMSLEFAQDLEGLASYDNAHALFVRATYLVCHRLISSWKTDLNVSLAALELLSGLARLHIRETDALECKRAVKWICDYICYQCSRPPPAHSKDLHSTIVAAFQCTASWLMQHPYLLHDKDCLQTVLEVVELGISGTKSQSKSGDIPKFKDEKELKPASMRVRDAAENLLTIILEQVGYFPSECGPESISSLLDEVALMKHCNSMSPAAATSTEQAIAKFKYFVTENSTILALLEEPLGNDQDPQPTVTLLIRGPFGRHAWTMQLRHLPRSKSGIKYHAINPGRPIPMNDISQRPECEQKNFPDGVDKVQPCVADYSIPTIEQMRERYGTATIRELEAMLENQSIHEKLAWAEADNSADSLSHSQECVPPAVCHEFHAARLFLSHFGFLSFETRNPHNPAESLGTPPQRPLIVLDTKSSAFASDLDRLDKLSARTHDTVYVFYVKSGQTNAQQIIGNMSEDQSHTHNSHFGHMLQTLGWPVQVAEHSGWTGFAHNSWSLKGSAHDGGEQAQQSSNLPNSFESLNFNGSQRVLYWADVSSEIAFVVPTVWNLRYYSDTSDGESISSTDQIVWSRHDTANANDLTGPAGAKSKSRNLSLELDTAGASNNNNNRGPKEPVAPTRRKGNVIKPALLAQAPAKIFLVWLESYEDHLNFPLEDLLAYTRTGEELQSLQLPRASDCHVIFVHSLLSGLLRVKLQGPSGRMSFATPLVDGMVLSRRVVGNLVRQTALNISRRRRLDNDNYQPPHVRRRLKVQDIVQKYKMDLSEAELLAHLFQRAI from the exons ATGTATTCCGAGTGGGCCTCATTATCGGCCCAAATAACTGCCAACAGCTGCGGCGCCCAGTGCTTTAGTGTCCTGAACAAATTCCCAGCCTCAGCTGGACGCGAAGTGGTTGTCTCTGTGGTAAAGCAATTGAGCAGTAATCTTGGCATTACTCAGAATGCCGAGCCCAGTCATTTGGTCAAAGATGAAGAG GTCAAATGGTGCATGGATGTGATTTGTTTCGGTCTCTCATTGCCTCTGCAGGAAAACGAGACCATTAAGGAGTGTGTGAATGTCTATTGCGAGTGGCTGACGGCACTGCTTCCAAATCCCAAGATTAATGTACCAAAGCCAATATGCGAAGATGCCAATCTATATGCCCGCCAAATAATCAATCATTTCCACAATCTCTTTGTGCCGCGCCAGGGTGAAA GTGCGGATACTATAAAGCGTCAGGCTCTATTATGTCATCGAGTGTTGCGCAAACTCCAATTGATAGCACAGGATTCAACGAAAATGGATCGACAAACGTGGGATACGTTGCTCCTCTTTCTGTTGGCCATCAATGAAATTTTGCTCGCTCCACCCACAGTCAAGGATGATGTGGGCGATCAGCTGTGCGAACGTGTCCTATCTGTACTATTTGAGGTCTGGCTATTGGCTTGTGTGCGTAGTTTTCCCTCGCCTTCAATGTGGAAAACATTACAAGAGTCCTGCACCATGTGGCGTCATCGTGTGGCTTTAGTCGATCAATGGAATCGTGTGAATTTAGCCCTGACAGCACGTCTGCTCGAATTTAGCTATGGTCCAGCATTCCCCCCACTAAAAAATG CTGATGAAGATGGACAACTGATACCGGCTGGCATGTCCAATGATTGTGTGGCCCAGACTTGGTATCGTTTTCTTCGCATGATTGGCAATCCAACGGCCTTGTGTTCGCCACATGTAATTAGCAAATCTCCGCAGTTTGTCCAATGGGCTTTGACCCATGACAAGGGCGCGGAGACTCATCAACATCCCTGTCTACAGATGTTGCCGAAAATCTTTCTTAATGCCATGAAGGGCATTTCCAGCCAAGTAGATGCATTTCTGG GCATTTATAGGCCGCCTCCGCATCAGCAGGAGAACATTGTGACAAATCTGTTGGAAATAAGGCACTCACTAAACGAGGCCACATCCACTACACTGCAGCAATTCATACACTCCACCAGCGTCTCGAATATAgcgcagcaacagcagcagcagcagcaacaacaacaacaacaacaattatctcATCATTCGCATCCACATACGCATCATTATCCTCATTTGCATTTACATGGCGCTGGCAGCTTTCTGCGCGACAACTTTATGAGCAATTCGGCTAGTTCGGCTCTTAATGCAATAATGggtcatcaccatcatcatcagcaacagcagcagcagcagctacaacCAACTTCTTCACCCACCACTCTTGgcaccaacaacaatatcaacagcaacaacaacatcagccaTCACAATTTAGGACAATcttcagcatcatcatcagctgTGGGCAACACCAGTGCTGGTGGCAGTCATTCGGCTGGAGTAGTCGGCAGTATATCATTCACAACAACCGATGGCATTCCTGTCTCAACTCTGGGCACGGGTCAGGCCACACCCACACCGCCTTTGCAGCGAAGATTGGCAAAAAGTTTCAGTGTGGCCCCAACTCTAACACAGCAGAAGG GCTTGAGTAAAACTGCGCTTATCGGTAGCCTAACAGGCGGCTCTGTGGTATCTGGTCCCGGCTTTGGCTCTGGCTCTGGTTCCGGTCCCACACCTGCTCCGGCACCgacaacaccaacatcaacgTCGGGTCCGCCCTCGACTAGCAGCAGCATCAATT CTCTGCCCCTGCCATCATTGGGAGCTGCTAGTGTGGAGCTAGCAGCGGCTAGACCGAAATGCAATAGCATTCTTCATGTATTCCACGAGTGGCTGTTCGAGGCAGCACACATAGGCGGCGACACTTGGCGCCAGAATCGAAAGA AGCAAGCATGCGAGGCCAGTAAACGACCTTCATCCATGATTATGGAGCATCGAAAGGGTTCGATTTCACTTTCCCAGCCAAACTCATTGAACGATCCCGCTTCACTGCCACCCGCATTGACCATTGATAAATATGAATCCGGACGTGCCGAAGCCATTGGAACATTGTGCAAAATATTTTGTGCCAAAAAGACGGGCGAAGAAATTCTACCCGTCTATTTGGCACGTTTCTACATGGCTCTACAGCAATGCCTAAAGATAACCGAAGCGAAAGAGTGTGACGAAACATTGGCCAGCATTTTATTGCATTCCAGCGATTTATTCCGTTTGGATTTGGATGGCATTAATGTGTTATTGCCCGGTTTCATAGCTGCCCTCGAGATTGTGTTGCCTGACAAGGATCTAAAATTGAAATCTCAACAATCATCGGCAGTTGTCTTCAATCGCACTGAACTACGACGTTCGGCCATAAACATTCTGTTATCCATTATGGTATTACCACTGCACTATCAGGCATTGCCCATTAGGGATTTGGCCAATGGCGAGACTAGCGAAAA AATGTTCACATTCATACAGCTTAAATCGCGGCTAATGAACATATTGATGAATGCCCTTCAGGTGGAAACTGATGCTCAGAATACCCACATGTTATTGGGTGGCCTCTTGCTCTGTGTTCAGGATGCGGTAACCTTTGAGGAAACCGAATTGGGTGGTGCATCAGAGCATTTGGCCAACTCaggtggcggtggcggtggcggcgggGGTATTCAAAATCATGATACCAACTTGCTAAGCTCGG CTTGCTCGGAGCGTTCCGCTTCGTTGATCAGCGCTGGCACGGCCAGTTTAGGTGGCCAAACAACGGCCACTGTGGGAGCCGGTTCGAGTTCGCTTAATGCCTCAGCCCATGATTATCCAAGTTTAACCATATCCGATGATATGTCATTGGAATTTGCCCAGGATCTTGAAGGTTTGGCCAGTTATG ATAATGCACATGCATTGTTTGTTCGTGCCACATATTTGGTATGCCATCGTCTAATATCGTCTTGGAAGACCGATTTGAATGTCTCATTGGCGGCTTTGGAGCTATTATCGGGTTTGGCTCGTCTACATATAAGGGAAACAG ACGCTCTAGAGTGTAAGCGGGCCGTAAAATGGATCTGTGACTATATTTGCTATCAATGTTCGAGGCCACCGCCGGCGCATAGTAAGGATTTGCATAGCACCATTGTTGCTGCCTTTCAGTGTACCGCTTCCTGGTTGATGCAACATCCGTATCTGCTCCATGACAAGGATTGCCTTCAAACTGTACTCGAGGTCGTCGAATTGGGCATATCCGGGACAAAGAGTCAAAGTAAGAGTGGAGATATACCCAAATTTAAGGATGAAAAGGAATTGAAACCTGCCTCAATGCGTGTCAGAGATGCTGCCGAGAATCTGTTGACAATTATATTGGAGCAAGTTGGTTATTTTCCCAGTGAATGTGGACCAGAGTCGATTTCATCCCTTTTGGATGAAGTGGCATTGATGAAACATTGCAATTCCATGTCACCGGCAGCGGCAACTAGCACCGAGCAGGCCATTGCCAAGTTTAAGTATTTTGTTACCGAAAACTCTACCATCTTGGCCCTGCTGGAGGAGCCGTTGGGCAACGATCAGGATCCGCAGCCAACAGTGACAT TGCTCATTCGTGGTCCATTTGGGCGACATGCTTGGACCATGCAATTGCGCCATCTGCCACGCAGTAAATCGGGCATTAAATATCATGCCATTAATCCAGGACGACCAATACCCATGAATGATATTAGCCAGCGTCCAGAGTGTGAGCAAAAGAATTTTCCAGATGGTGTGGATAAGGTTCAACCATGTGTGGCCGACTATTCGATACCAACGATTGAACAGATGCGCGAGCGATACGGAACGGCCACTATACGCGAATTGGAGGCCATGTTGGAGAATCAAAGCATCCATGAGAAGCTGGCGTGGGCGGAGGCCGATAATAGTGCTGATAGTTTATCCCATTCACAGGAATGTGTTCCACCGGCCGTGTGCCACGAGTTCCATGCAGCTCGTCTATTCCTCTCGCACTTTGGTTTCCTCAGTTTTGAGACTCGAAATCCCCACAATCCAGCCGAATCATTGGGTACTCCGCCGCAACGTCCATTAATAGTCCTAGACACAAAATCATCGGCGTTTGCATCCGATTTGGATAGGTTGGATAAGTTGAGTGCTCGCACCCATGATACcgtctatgtgttctatgtcAAG TCGGGTCAAACAAATGCTCAGCAAATCATTGGCAATATGTCGGAGGATCAGAGCCATACCCATAATTCTCACTTTGGCCATATGCTTCAGACATTGGGATGGCCGGTTCAAGTGGCCGAACATTCAGGCTGGACAGGATTTGCTCATAACTCTTGGTCGCTAAAAGGCTCCGCTCATGATGGCGGCGAACAAGCGCAACAATCTTCGAATCTTCCAAACTCATTCGAATCACTTAACTTCAATGGATCACAGCGCGTGCTCTATTGGGCCGATGTTTCCTctgaaattgcttttgtagtGCCCACTGTCTGGAATCTAAGATATTATAGCGATACCTCCGATGGGGAGAGCATATCAAGCACTGATCAAATCGTTTGGTCTCGTCACGATACGGCCAATGCGAACGATCTTACAGGTCCAGCTGgagcaaagtcaaagtcacgTAATCTCAGTCTGGAGCTGGACACAGCGGGAGCCagtaataacaataacaacagggGCCCCAAAGAACCGGTGGCGCCCACAAGACGCAAGGGTAATGTGATCAAACCCGCTCTTCTTGCACAGGCGCCAGCAAAGATCTTTCTGGTTTGGCTGGAAAGCTATGAGGATCATTTGAATTTCCCATTGGAAGATCTGCTGGCGTACACACGCACCGGCGAAGAGTTGCAATCCCTGCAATTGCCACGTGCCTCCGATTGTCATGTGATATTTGTCCACTCGCTTCTGTCGGGCCTGTTGCGTGTAAAACTCCAGGGTCCCAGTGGTCGCATGAGCTTTGCCACACCTCTGGTTGATGGCATGGTGCTGAGTCGACGCGTAGTCGGTAATCTAGTGCGTCAGACAGCTCTCAACATATCACGGCGCCGGCGATTGGACAACGATAA CTATCAACCACCTCATGTCCGTCGACGGCTCAAGGTGCAGGACATTGTCCAGAAATACAAAATGGATCTGAGTGAGGCCGAACTGCTGGCACATCTCTTCCAGCGTGCAATCTAG